One genomic window of Notamacropus eugenii isolate mMacEug1 chromosome 6, mMacEug1.pri_v2, whole genome shotgun sequence includes the following:
- the RPS3A gene encoding small ribosomal subunit protein eS1, with the protein MAVGKNKRLTKGGKKGAKKKVVDPFSKKDWYDVKAPAMFNIRNIGKTLVTRTQGTKIASDGLKGRVFEVSLADLQNDEVAFRKFKLITEDVQGKNCLTNFHGMDLTRDKMCSMVKKWQTMIEAHVDVKTTDGYLLRLFCVGFTKKRNNQIRKTSYAQHQQVRQIRKKMMEIMTREVQTNDLKEVVNKLIPDSIGKDIEKACQSIYPLHDVFVRKVKMLKKPKFELGKLMELHGEGGGSGKPSGDETGTKVERADGYEPPVQESV; encoded by the exons ATGGCGGTGGGCAAGAATAAGCGCCTCACCAAAGGCGGCAAAAAAGGAGCCAAGAAGAAAGT GGTGGATCCATTTTCGAAGAAGGATTGGTATGATGTAAAAGCACCAGCTATGTTCAACATTCGCAATATTGGCAAGACACTGGTCACAAGGACTCAAGGAACAA AAATTGCCTCTGATGGTCTCAAGGGTCGAGTTTTTGAAGTGAGCCTTGCTGATCTGCAGAATGATGAGGTGGCTTTTCGTAAGTTCAAGTTAATTACTGAAGATGTTCAGGGTAAAAATTGTTTGACTAATTTCCATGGAATGGACCTTACCCGGGACAAGATGTGCTCCATGGTCAAAAAGTGGCAG ACCATGATTGAAGCCCATGTAGATGTCAAAACTACTGATGGGTACTTGCTCCGCCTCTTTTGTGTTGGTTTTACCAAAAAGCGCAACAACCAGATCCGTAAGACCTCTTATGCCCAGCACCAACAGGTTCGTCAAATTcgtaagaaaatgatggaaatcATGACCCGAGAGGTGCAGACAAATGACTTGAAAGAAGTTGTCAATAAACT AATTCCAGACAGCATtggaaaagacatagaaaaggCTTGCCAGTCCATTTACCCTCTCCATGATGTATTTGTCCGAAAGGTCAAGATGCTCAAGAAGCCCAAATTTGAAT tgGGAAAGCTCATGGAACTGCACGGTGAAGGTGGTGGCTCTGGAAAACCTTCAGGAGATGAGACGGGCACAAAAGTGGAAAGGGCTGATGGCTATGAACCACCGGTTCAAGAGTCTGTCTAA